The window ACCCAGGAACACGTCGACCTGGCCATCCTTCAACCCGCCAAAAGTGATCGGCACCGCGAGGGTGTCGACCTTGGCCTTGTAGCCCATGCCATCCAGCAGAAACCCGGTAATGGCGTTGGTCGCAGCGATTTCGCTCCAGCCAGGGTCGGCCATTTTCACCGTGTCGCAGTTCTGATCGGCAAAGGCCGATGCACTGCCCAGAGCCAGTAGCCCGACCGTCAGTACTGTGGATAACTTTTGCATGGACTTCCCCTTAACATTATTGGTTTTGGCAGGGTTGTGGATAACGTGCTTTACGTTCCAGATCGTCGAGGTCGATGTGGTTGCGCATGTACTGCTGACTGGCGTCCACCAGCGGCTGGTGATCCCAGCTCTTCAGCTTGCCGATGGTCAGCGCCTCGGCGACAAAACGCCGACGACGCTGGCTCGCGAGCACCTGTTGGTGTATCGCCGGAATGTCCCATTTGGCCCGGGCTTCAGCCAGAAATTCCTCGAACAGAGGCCGATGTTGCGGCGATTGGCTGAGTTCTTCGTGTTCGCGCGGGTCGTTGTGTACATCGAAGAGTAGGCAGGGGTCGTCTTCGCTGTAGATAAATTTGTAGGCGCCACGGCGGATCATCATCAATGGACTGATGGTGCCTTCAGCCATGTATTCGCCGAACACTTCGTCGTGACCGCCCTGCCCTTGCAGGTGCGAGACCAGCGAACGACCGTCCAGCGGCAGGCCCGGCTCCAGGGAGCCGCCGGCCAATTCAACGAAGGTAGGCAGCAGGTCAGCGGTGGAAACGGCAGCACTCACTCGCCCAGCCCCGAATTGTCCCGGTGCACTTATCAACAGAGGGACGCGGGCAGCCATTTCGAACCAGTGCATTTTGTACCAGAGCCCGCGCTCGCCGAGCATGTCGCCATGGTCGCCGGAGAAGACGATGATGGTGTCGTCGATCAGCCCGGTATCTTCGAGTGTTTGCAGGAGTTTGCCGACGTTGCTATCGATGTAGCTGCAAGCTCCAAAATACGCGCGGCGTGCATCGCGGATCTTATCCACAGGCAGCGGCTTGTCCCACAGGTCATACACCTTGAGCAAACGCTGGGAGTGCGGATCGAGTTCGGTTTGCGCCGGGGTTTCCGGCAGCGGGATGTCGGCATCGTCGTACATATCCCAGAACGCCTTGGGAATGGTGTACGGATCGTGTGGGTGCGTCATCGACACGGTCAGGCAGAACGGCTGGTCGCCGTCCTCGCGGATGTGATCGAACAGGTATTGCTGCGCCTTGAACACCACCTCTTCGTCGAAATCCAGCTGATTGGTGCGCACGCACGGCCCGGCCTGCAGCACCGAAGACATGTTGTGGAACCAGCTCGGACGCACGTCCGGCTCATCCCAATTCACCGACCAGCCGTAATCGGCCGGGTAGATGTCGCTGGTCAGGCGTTCTTCATAGCCGTGGAGCTGATCCGGACCGCAGAAGTGCATCTTGCCCGACAGCGCGGTGCGGTAGCCGAGTCGACGCAGGTAGTGGGCATAGGTCGGTACATCGGCAGGGAAATCGGCCGCGTTGTCGTAGGCGCCGATCTTGCTCGGCAACTGACCGCTGACCAGGGTGAAACGCGACGGCGCACACAGTGGGCTGTTGCAATAAGCGGCGTCGAAAACCACGCCTTCGGCGGCGAGGCGGCTCAGATTAGGCAGTTTGATGGGCGAAGGACCGTAGAACGGCAACATTGGCGCGGCCATCTGATCGGCCATGATGAAAAGAATATTCTTGCGCTTCATGTGATCGCGGCATTCCATAGTGAATATTTATGCGAGAGTGCTGCGATCGAGCATGGAGTCCATGCACTTTGTGGTAAAGCCCATGCACGGCAATGACTAGGATAAGCACCGCTTATGTATGACGCACTTGGAAGCTTGTCGCTGGATCTACTGCGAGCGTTTGAAGCCGCGGCGCGTCATCGCAGCTTTACCGCGGCGGCGGTAGAACTCGGCACCACGCAGCCCGCCGTCAGCCAGCAGATCAAACGACTGGAAGAACAACTGGCGGCGCGGCTGTTTGATCGCATTTATCGTGGCATTGAACTGACTGAGGCCGGAGTCATACTTTTTGAGCAGGTTCAGCTCGGTTTGCAGAATATCGATGCAGGATTGAGCGCGATCAGCGCACAACACCAACATGAAGTCTTGCAGGTAGCCACGGATTTCGCCTTCGCCGCGTATTGGCTAATGCCACGGTTGCACCGCTTTCATAAAGCCAATCCCCAAGTCGACGTCAGCCTGGTCACCAGCGAGCGCAATCACAACATGCTGCGCACCGATATCGATGTGGCGGTGTTGTTTGGGGATGGCCGCTTTAAACAGGGCGAAAGCCATTGGCTGTTCAGCGAAGAAGTGTTTCCGGTGTGCAGCCCGCTGTTGTTGAAGGATCGTCCCCTGCCCTTGCCAGCCCAGTCATTGCTGGAGTTTCCACTGTTGCACCTGCGCGGTGAAAACAGCAGCAACTGGTTCGACTGGAGCGGCGTGTTTCGCGAGTTGGGGATCACGTCGGCACCGGCCCCCGGGCAATTGCGCTTCGACAATTACACGTTGCTGATTCAAGCGGCGATTGGCGGCCAGGGCGTGGCCATTGGCTGGCGGCACCTTGTGGATAACTTGCTGGCGCAGGGTTTGTTATGCCGACCGATTGCCGACACGGTGATTTCCAGGCTTGGCTATTACGTGGTGCTGCCCCAACGCAAACGGCGAGGGGCATTGATCCAGCAGTTTGTCGATTGGTTGATGGCTGAACAGGCCAGCAGCGCCCAATCCTTGAATGGTTTACCGCTGCCGTCTATCGCGGTGTAGGGTCGGTCGAAACGAAGTTCACGTGCTCACGAACGTGAAGATTCAGCTGCAACTCATCGGCAATCCCCACCGCCACGCGGTTCAACCGTTCAAGCGGTTCCGCCAGGCCCGGCTCAAGGCTGCTGCTGATGTGGCTGAAATGTTCGATCGTCAGTCCCGGCACGCCGCGAGGCGCATTCACCAGGGTCCAGTGCAAGGCACTGCTTTGCAGCGCATCAAGGATTTCCTCGGCGGCATGCCGCTGAAGGTGATCCAGCACTTCAGCTTCGGTTTCGTCGAGCTCGGCAAAATCTCCCACCAGGAACAGTCGGTTAATGCCCGCTGCCTGCATGCCCTCGATCAGCGCATCCACCGCCAGCACTTGTTCCACCGGGCCTGGCACGATGGTTTTTTCCACATGCTCGCTGTTGAATGGCAGTCCCGGCGCATCGAGCAGGCAAATGACCGCCGAACTGCCCGCTACGCTTTGCTTGACGCGTTCAGCCTGGAACAGGTCGCCGGCCTTGGTGCGCAAACCCGGGCGCGGCGGGAGCGCCGTCAGGTCATCCAGAATCGCGATCACTTCATGTTGGCGCCGCAGCATTTCAGCCATCAGCGCACTGCCCAGGCTACTCATGGCACCATAAAGCACCACTTTCACCACCGGGGTTTCGGCATTTTTCATGGCTGGGATTCCTTGTTCTATATGGCGTGTGACCTGTAGGAATCGGTGAGGGTTCGACTGGGTTTTTGAGGGATTCAGATGCAACAGATCAAGGGTTACCACGCTCATGTCTATTTTGACGCCAGCAGCATTGATCAGGCGCGAGCACTGTGTGAGCAGGCGGCGCAATTGTTTCCGCTGAAAATGGGCCGCGTGCACGAACGCCCGGTGGGTCCGCACCCGGACTGGAGTTGCCAATTGGCGTTCGGGCCGGAGCTGATCGGCGACGTGTTGCCGTGGCTGGCGCTCAACCGCAAGGGTTTGGTGGTGTTTCTGCACCCGGACACCGGCGACGATTTGCTGGACCACACCGAGCACGCGATCTGGATGGGCGCGATCCGGCCGCTGGATTTGTCTATTTTTTGATCAGAGGTTTTCTTCGGCTTCACCCGGCAAATGCTCATCCAGATGCAGCCAGGGCAATTGGCTGTCCGTCCAGATGTGCCGCTCGGCCGGCGCCTGCTCCGGGTGATCGAGGGTGGCGATGGTCACATCGATGCTTTCGGGGCTGAGGTGCGTGGTCAGCGCCAGTTGCGCCCCACAGGTCGGGCAGAAATAGCGCACGCAGGTTGTTGAAGATTCGTACTTCGCTGGCGTTCCTTTCAGCCATTTAAAGGCCGATGCGGGCAGGGTAATCCACGTGGTCACGATTCCGCCGCTGACCCTTCGGCAGATTGAGCAGTGGCAGTGGGCGATGTCGTGTAACGGTCCGCTGAATTGATAGCGCAGGTGCCCGCAGTGGCAGCCGCCGGTGTGAAGTCCGTCCATCACATATCCTCCTGTTGTGTAAGTGCCGACGCCATCGCGGGCAAGCCCGCTCCCACAATTTTTTGCGGCGAAGCTGCTATCTGCGGCACACACCCGTCACTGTGGGAGCGGGCTTGCCCGCGATGGCTTTAACTCGGTTTAACTCCCTGCCCCGGTCCGACGACCGGTAGCCCATCCGGTCAATGCTTTCACCAGCGAAAGCTGGCTGAAAGCTTCCCCGATTAGGATCGCCCCCACTGCCGGCAAAAGACCGGTCGGCCAATGCCAGTGTTTTATCGCTCGCACAGCCCATTTAACAACAACAATGGTGATCTGATGTCCTCTGCTACCCGCCGCTTCGCTGCAACTCCACCCGTACGCCTCGCGCTTCCCGTTCTGCGCTGACCCAACCGGTTCGCCCATTCCCTAGCCGCGCTACGCCTGGAGTATTCCCATGCTGACTTTCCTTGGCTTCGCCATGGTCATCACGTTCATGTTCCTGATCATGACCAAGCGCCTGTCCGCGCTGATCGCCCTGATCATCATTCCGATCGTCTTCGCCCTGTTCGGTGGTTTTGCGCCGAAGATCGGCCCGATGATGCTTGAAGGCATCACCAAGCTGGCGCCGACCGGCGTGATGCTGATGTTCGCCATTCTGTATTTCGCCCTGATGATCGACTCCGGCCTGTTCGACCCGGCCGTGCGCAAGATCCTCAAACTGGTCAAGGGCGACCCGCTGAAAGTTTCGGTCGGCACCGCCGTACTGGCGCTCGTCGTTTCCCTTGATGGTGACGGCGCGACCACTTATATGATCTGCGTGGCCGCCATGCTGCCGCTCTACAGCCGCATCGGCATGAGCCCGCGGATCATGGCCGGCCTGATCATCCTCGCCGGTGGCGTGATGAACATGACCCCGTGGGGCGGCCCGACGGCTCGTGCGGCCAGTGCGCTGCATGTGGACCCTTCCGACATTTTCGTACCGATGATCCCGGCGATGGCGTTCGGCGTGGTGGCAATCCTCTTGATTGCGTACTTCTACGGGAAACGTGAGCGTGCGCGTCTGGGTGAATTGCACCTGGTGGGCGATGAAGTCGATCACAGCGAAATCAGCGTTTCGCAGTTCCCGGATGCCCGTCGTCCGAAACTGATCTGGTTCAACGGCGCCCTGACCCTGGGCCTGATGTGCACCCTGATTGCCGGTCTGTTGCCGATGCCGGTGTTGTTCATGGTGGCGTTCAGTATTGCCATGATCGTCAACTATCCTTGCCTGCAACAGCAGAAGGATCGCGTCGCGGCTCACGCCGGTAGCGTGCTGGCGGTGGTCGGTTTGATCTTCGCGGCGGGCATCTTCACCGGTATCCTGTCGGGCACCGGCATGGTCGATGCCATGTCGAAAAGCTTGCTGGCGGTAATCCCTGATTTCCTCGGCCCGTACCTGGCCGTTATCACCGCGCTGGTGAGCATGCCGTTCACGTTCTTCATGTCGAACGACGCATTTTATTACGGCGTGTTACCAGTGCTTGCCGAAGCAGCCAGTCATTACGGTATAACCGCGGTTGAAATGGCACGTGCCTCGATCGTTGGTCAGCCCGTCCACTTGTTGAGCCCGCTGGTACCATCGACCTATTTGTTGGTGGCCCTGGCCGGTATTGATTTTGGTGATCACCAGCGCTTTACCCTGAAATGGGCAGTGCTGGTGTGCATGTGCATACTGGTTGCAGCATTGCTGATGGGGATCTTTCCGCTGTTCAGCACTCTATAAGCCCAAGACTCACCACAACGGGTCCAGGCTTCGCTGTTCGAAGCCCGGACCTTTTGTGGTTTAACACTCGCTCAAAGGAATACACATGGAATGGCTGACCAACCCTGAAATCTGGGTTGCCTTCTTTACCCTGACCGCCCTGGAAATCGTCCTGGGTATCGATAACATCATCATGATTTCGATCCTGGTCAGCCGCATGCCCAAGCACATGCAGCAGCGCACCCGGATCTTCGGCCTGGCGCTGGCCATGGTCACGCGGATCCTGTTGCTGCTGTCGATCACGTGGGTCATGCGCCTTACCAACGACTTGTTCGAAGTGTTCGGCCAGGGCATTTCCGGGCGAGACCTGATCCTGTTCTTCGGTGGTCTGTTCCTGCTGTGGAAGAGCTCACAAGAGATGTACCACGCGCTGGAAGGTGAAGATGAGTCCAATGAGGAGCCGGGCGGCAAGGGCGGCAACTTCCTCTACACCATCATCCAGATCGCGATCATCGACATCGTCTTCTCGCTGGACTCGGTGATTACCGCTGTCGGCATGGTCTCCCACGTACCGGTCATGGTCGCGGCGATCATTGTTGCGGTGCTGGTGATGATGCTGGCGTCCGGGACCATCAGCGAGTTCATCGACAAGCACCCGTCGCTGAAAATGCTCGCGCTGTCGTTCCTGTTGATCGTCGGTACGGTGCTGATTGCTGAATCCTTCGACGTTCACGTGCCAAAAGGCTACGTCTACTTCGCCATGGCGTTCTCGCTGGCGGTGGAAGCGATCAACATCAAGATGCGTACCGCGATTGCGAAAAAACGCAAACAGCAAGATCCGGTGAAACTGCGAAAGGATATTCCGGGGCAGTAACCCGAGTCTGCGCATAACACCTGTGGGAGCGGGCTTGCTCGCGAAGACGGAGTGTCAGTCGACATCATGTTGCCTGATACACCGCTTTCGCGAGCAAGCCCGCTCCCACTTTTTTTGCTCTGTGATTAGCCTGGCGGATCGAGGTTATCGAGCACTCGATTCACCGCCAACTCCCCCAACATGATGTTTTGCTGAATCCCCAGCAGGGTGTTGCGGTGTGTACCTTCCATTCGTGCAGCAAAATCACTGGCCATGACGCTGGCCGACGCCAACGACTCACAGGCGTGAGCGAGCAGGGTTTCGTTATCGACCTTGGGGTCTATGAAGAAGATTGTGCTGGGCTTGCGTGGCGGGAGGTCGTGGGGGACCGGATCGGTGTCCGGTGGGTTGGGTGTTGCCTTGAACATAGATAGAACTCCAGTACTGGATATATGGAGCCTTCACTCTCGCTACCAAACGAAGGTGGCGGCCATACACAGGTTGGTAGACCGGAGTACTGGAACCGGCGCCCCCGAAGGGACCCTGCGCATGGCCACCATAAGCTACGACCTGAAAAAGCGTCCGCAAAAAGTGGCTATGCGCCAGACTCCGGGCTACCAAACCCGATCGCTGTTTTTAGCGATGGATAAACGATAGAGAGCAGGGTCTAGGCGCACAAGCCGGCGGATTCTGGCGTAGCCGTAGGCAACGACGCAAGACGTTGTAGCCTCCGAGAAGTAACGCCGGATGTCTTTAAACACGCACTGCAAAAACGCGTGAATCACACCAAAACAACCGACTGCTTTACCGACGGATTTTTTCCAAAGGTTGACGCATAGAGCTCTGGTGGTTAGCGTCCCTCGCTCGCTTCACCCGACAATGACAAGGAATGCATATGTCTGGAAAACCGGCTGCACGTCTCACGGACCCGACGCCGAAACAGCCGGGTATCTGATCGACATAGGCTGAGCAGGGATCATTTCAGCGATTGAGTTCCCGCCCCGATTTAGGGCTGCTGCGCAGCCCAGCGGGAGCAAGCTCCCTGCTCGCCACAGGGTTGTGTTCGCGCACCTTTTCAACTGTCCGGCTGAAACCTCCGGGTCCCTTCTTCATTTATGCATGAACCTGTTTTCATGACAGTTTTGTTTCAATCACTTCTTTAGCTATGCGATGCTGGCGCCCAGACCGTTAGCCAACTACAGCTTAAGTACAGAACGTAGAAAGTCGCGCGGCACCGTCAATTTGCCCCTCTGGGGCGCTACCACCACAGGGGGCCTGCATGCTCACCCTGCTCAATTTGTTATCGGCCGTGGCCTTGTTGATCTGGGGCACGCACATCGTCCGAACCGGCATCCTGCGGGTCTACGGTTCCAATCTGCGCCATGTGATCGGCCAGAACATGTCCAAACGCTGGTTGGCGTTCATCTCGGGGATCGTCGTCACGGCGATGGTGCAGAGCAGCAACGCCACCGCCATGCTCGTCACTTCTTTCGTCGGTCAGGGCTTGATGGCGTTGACGCCCGCCCTGGCAACCATGCTTGGCGCAGACGTTGGTACCGCGCTGATGGCGCGGGTGCTGACGCTCGATTTGTCCTGGCTGTCGCCGCTGCTGATTTTCCTCGGGGTGATTTTCTTCCTGTCCCGCAAGCAGACCCGGCTGGGCCAGATGGGCCGCGTCAGCATCGGTCTCGGGCTGATCATCCTGGCGCTGCAACTGATCGTCGAATCCGCCGCGCCGATTACCCAGGCGCAGGGTGTGAAGGTGATTTTCGCCTCGTTGACCGGCGACATCCTGCTCGATGCCCTGGTCGGCGCGTTGTTCGCGATGATTTCCTACTCCAGCCTGGCCGCCGTCCTGCTGACCGCGACCCTGGCCGGCGCCGGCGTGATCAGCCTGCCGGTGGCCATCGGTCTGGTGATCGGTGCCAACATCGGCAGCGGCATCCTCGCGTTCCTCAGTACCAGCATGCAAAACGCTGCCGGGCGTCAGGTGGCGCTCGGCAGCCTGCTGTACAAACTGATCGGCCTGCTGCTGATCATTCCGGTGCTGGACCCGTTGGTGCACTGGATCGACAGCCTCGATTTCAGTCCTCAGGAAATGGTCATCGGCTTCCACCTGCTCTACAACACCGCGCGCTGCCTGATCCTGCTGCCCAGCGTCGGCCCTATGGCCAGGCTCTGCGCGTGGCTGTTGCCGGAGCGGCCGGAGCTCAACGGCACGGCGAAACCCCGGCACCTCGACCCGACCGCGCTGGTCACCCCCAGCCTGGCGCTGGCCAACGCCGCGCGCGAAACCCTGCGCATGGGCGATCTGATCGACAACATGCTCGAAGCGATGCTCGACGTGCTGCGTGGCAAACAGTCCGCCATCACCCAGGAAATGCGCAAGCTGACCGATGATGTCGAAGCGCTCTACAGCGCCATCAAGCTTTACCTCGCGCAAATGCCCCGGGAAGACTTGAGCGATCAGGACAGTCGGCGCTGGGCGGAAATCATCGAACTGGCGATCAACCTCAAACTCGCCAGCGACTTGATCGAACGCATGCTGCGCAAGGTGCAGCAGCAGAAAACCTCGCAGCGCCGGTCTTTTTCCGAGGTCGGTTTGGAAGAATTGGCCGGGTTGCACAGCCAGTTGATCTCTAACCTGCGTCTGGGCTTGTCGGTATTCCTCAGTGCCGACAAGGAAAGTGCCCGCCAGTTGCTGCGTGAGAAACGTCGCTTTCGCGCACAGGAACGCCGCCTTGCCCATGCTCACGTCAGCCGGTTGCAACGTAAGATTGTGCAAAGTATCGAGACCAGTTCTCTGCACCTGGAGCTGATCGCCGACATGAAGCGCTTGAATTCGCTGTTCTGCAGCAGCGCTTATGTGGTGCTGGAAACGTCGGATACCGGTGCACTGGCGGTCGACGATATGGCTGACATCACGCATTCGCCTTGAACGTCTGGCGGTGGGGTCAGTCAGTTACATTGGTTCAGCCTCAAGACCGCCTTCGCGAGCAGGCCCGCTCCCACATTGATTTTGTGAGCGCCGCAAATCACCTGTGGGAGCAAGCCTGCTCGCGATAGCGGCCTGAAGGACGACATGGATCTCCGATTGGTTGCCTGGAAGCTTGCTATGCGTTGTCTGCTGTTCGCCTGTCTGTTGCTTGGCTCATTCCCTTCGTTTGCCCTGGATCGCTTCCAGGTCGAGGGCTATACGCTGCCCAACGGCCTGCAATTGCTGCTCAAACCGGGCACCGAGCGCGGGCATGTGGCGATTCGCCTGGTGGTCGGCGTGGGGCTGGATGATTTCAGCTGCGCCGAAAAGGAACTGCCGCATCTGCTTGAGCACTTGCTGTTCAGCGGCATCGACGCCACCGGCGAAGGTGGTCTGGAAGAGCGCATGCAGGCCTTGGGCGGTGAGTGGAACGCGTTCACCAGCAACGCTGACACCACGTTCGTCATCGAAGCCCCGGCAAAAAACCAGCGCAAAGTCCTCGA is drawn from Pseudomonas sp. 31-12 and contains these coding sequences:
- the betC gene encoding choline-sulfatase; translation: MKRKNILFIMADQMAAPMLPFYGPSPIKLPNLSRLAAEGVVFDAAYCNSPLCAPSRFTLVSGQLPSKIGAYDNAADFPADVPTYAHYLRRLGYRTALSGKMHFCGPDQLHGYEERLTSDIYPADYGWSVNWDEPDVRPSWFHNMSSVLQAGPCVRTNQLDFDEEVVFKAQQYLFDHIREDGDQPFCLTVSMTHPHDPYTIPKAFWDMYDDADIPLPETPAQTELDPHSQRLLKVYDLWDKPLPVDKIRDARRAYFGACSYIDSNVGKLLQTLEDTGLIDDTIIVFSGDHGDMLGERGLWYKMHWFEMAARVPLLISAPGQFGAGRVSAAVSTADLLPTFVELAGGSLEPGLPLDGRSLVSHLQGQGGHDEVFGEYMAEGTISPLMMIRRGAYKFIYSEDDPCLLFDVHNDPREHEELSQSPQHRPLFEEFLAEARAKWDIPAIHQQVLASQRRRRFVAEALTIGKLKSWDHQPLVDASQQYMRNHIDLDDLERKARYPQPCQNQ
- a CDS encoding LysR family transcriptional regulator — translated: MYDALGSLSLDLLRAFEAAARHRSFTAAAVELGTTQPAVSQQIKRLEEQLAARLFDRIYRGIELTEAGVILFEQVQLGLQNIDAGLSAISAQHQHEVLQVATDFAFAAYWLMPRLHRFHKANPQVDVSLVTSERNHNMLRTDIDVAVLFGDGRFKQGESHWLFSEEVFPVCSPLLLKDRPLPLPAQSLLEFPLLHLRGENSSNWFDWSGVFRELGITSAPAPGQLRFDNYTLLIQAAIGGQGVAIGWRHLVDNLLAQGLLCRPIADTVISRLGYYVVLPQRKRRGALIQQFVDWLMAEQASSAQSLNGLPLPSIAV
- a CDS encoding NAD(P)-dependent oxidoreductase, with product MKNAETPVVKVVLYGAMSSLGSALMAEMLRRQHEVIAILDDLTALPPRPGLRTKAGDLFQAERVKQSVAGSSAVICLLDAPGLPFNSEHVEKTIVPGPVEQVLAVDALIEGMQAAGINRLFLVGDFAELDETEAEVLDHLQRHAAEEILDALQSSALHWTLVNAPRGVPGLTIEHFSHISSSLEPGLAEPLERLNRVAVGIADELQLNLHVREHVNFVSTDPTPR
- a CDS encoding DOPA 4,5-dioxygenase family protein; the encoded protein is MQQIKGYHAHVYFDASSIDQARALCEQAAQLFPLKMGRVHERPVGPHPDWSCQLAFGPELIGDVLPWLALNRKGLVVFLHPDTGDDLLDHTEHAIWMGAIRPLDLSIF
- a CDS encoding GFA family protein: MDGLHTGGCHCGHLRYQFSGPLHDIAHCHCSICRRVSGGIVTTWITLPASAFKWLKGTPAKYESSTTCVRYFCPTCGAQLALTTHLSPESIDVTIATLDHPEQAPAERHIWTDSQLPWLHLDEHLPGEAEENL
- a CDS encoding CitMHS family transporter, with amino-acid sequence MLTFLGFAMVITFMFLIMTKRLSALIALIIIPIVFALFGGFAPKIGPMMLEGITKLAPTGVMLMFAILYFALMIDSGLFDPAVRKILKLVKGDPLKVSVGTAVLALVVSLDGDGATTYMICVAAMLPLYSRIGMSPRIMAGLIILAGGVMNMTPWGGPTARAASALHVDPSDIFVPMIPAMAFGVVAILLIAYFYGKRERARLGELHLVGDEVDHSEISVSQFPDARRPKLIWFNGALTLGLMCTLIAGLLPMPVLFMVAFSIAMIVNYPCLQQQKDRVAAHAGSVLAVVGLIFAAGIFTGILSGTGMVDAMSKSLLAVIPDFLGPYLAVITALVSMPFTFFMSNDAFYYGVLPVLAEAASHYGITAVEMARASIVGQPVHLLSPLVPSTYLLVALAGIDFGDHQRFTLKWAVLVCMCILVAALLMGIFPLFSTL
- a CDS encoding TerC family protein; the encoded protein is MEWLTNPEIWVAFFTLTALEIVLGIDNIIMISILVSRMPKHMQQRTRIFGLALAMVTRILLLLSITWVMRLTNDLFEVFGQGISGRDLILFFGGLFLLWKSSQEMYHALEGEDESNEEPGGKGGNFLYTIIQIAIIDIVFSLDSVITAVGMVSHVPVMVAAIIVAVLVMMLASGTISEFIDKHPSLKMLALSFLLIVGTVLIAESFDVHVPKGYVYFAMAFSLAVEAINIKMRTAIAKKRKQQDPVKLRKDIPGQ
- a CDS encoding DUF6124 family protein codes for the protein MFKATPNPPDTDPVPHDLPPRKPSTIFFIDPKVDNETLLAHACESLASASVMASDFAARMEGTHRNTLLGIQQNIMLGELAVNRVLDNLDPPG
- a CDS encoding Na/Pi cotransporter family protein; its protein translation is MLTLLNLLSAVALLIWGTHIVRTGILRVYGSNLRHVIGQNMSKRWLAFISGIVVTAMVQSSNATAMLVTSFVGQGLMALTPALATMLGADVGTALMARVLTLDLSWLSPLLIFLGVIFFLSRKQTRLGQMGRVSIGLGLIILALQLIVESAAPITQAQGVKVIFASLTGDILLDALVGALFAMISYSSLAAVLLTATLAGAGVISLPVAIGLVIGANIGSGILAFLSTSMQNAAGRQVALGSLLYKLIGLLLIIPVLDPLVHWIDSLDFSPQEMVIGFHLLYNTARCLILLPSVGPMARLCAWLLPERPELNGTAKPRHLDPTALVTPSLALANAARETLRMGDLIDNMLEAMLDVLRGKQSAITQEMRKLTDDVEALYSAIKLYLAQMPREDLSDQDSRRWAEIIELAINLKLASDLIERMLRKVQQQKTSQRRSFSEVGLEELAGLHSQLISNLRLGLSVFLSADKESARQLLREKRRFRAQERRLAHAHVSRLQRKIVQSIETSSLHLELIADMKRLNSLFCSSAYVVLETSDTGALAVDDMADITHSP